A genomic stretch from Marinimicrobium sp. C6131 includes:
- a CDS encoding TetR/AcrR family transcriptional regulator: MILYHQNDHKELIRRKIITAGTLVLTNPTNASLTVQDVCFEAGVTEREFLHHFSDERALPLAIFDDFISSAERDLDRYMIEDPEEYGSFTRAYTEFLIESAWRGKLDKRSALVALCFNDPELQPMWANWFDNILRKHFHTDGDDHLSVARFAAEQFCLSALSRVNPPDIGETREILLDVTHKRC; encoded by the coding sequence GTGATTCTATATCATCAAAACGACCACAAAGAACTTATCAGAAGGAAAATTATTACCGCAGGAACTTTAGTATTGACTAATCCTACAAATGCATCGTTAACCGTCCAGGATGTGTGCTTCGAAGCAGGAGTCACAGAGAGAGAATTTCTACACCATTTCTCCGATGAACGAGCACTCCCGCTGGCAATTTTTGATGATTTTATTTCCTCAGCCGAACGCGACCTTGACAGATACATGATCGAAGATCCAGAGGAATATGGATCATTTACACGCGCCTATACCGAATTTCTAATAGAATCGGCATGGAGAGGAAAACTCGACAAGAGATCGGCTTTAGTCGCTCTTTGCTTCAACGATCCGGAGCTTCAACCGATGTGGGCAAACTGGTTTGACAACATTCTACGAAAGCACTTTCATACCGATGGGGATGATCATTTGTCCGTAGCAAGATTCGCTGCGGAGCAATTCTGTCTATCTGCCCTATCCAGGGTGAACCCTCCTGATATAGGTGAAACCCGGGAAATTTTACTCGACGTAACGCACAAAAGATGCTGA
- a CDS encoding GyrI-like domain-containing protein has product MMPVTTPHRRHTKRSPHHRFPSDPLSEAPRLIEIRNQPEIKLAGLRSPVKGLPFSNLMALRKTFLPYQGWLPEQVDRRLYGALLHSKNGADGFDYLTAVEVESFEHLNSDWQQLTIPAQHYAVFAHEKHLSALRTTTHAIFSNSLPSLNLLPLRHVPDVPQFLERYEESFDLNSGWGDLQIWVPIQQKVDSVPIVASIPFRDGTQDR; this is encoded by the coding sequence ATGATGCCCGTCACCACCCCTCACAGAAGGCACACTAAACGATCTCCGCACCACCGCTTTCCGAGCGACCCGCTCTCGGAGGCGCCCCGGCTGATAGAAATTCGCAACCAGCCCGAGATTAAGCTGGCAGGGCTGCGCTCTCCGGTGAAGGGGCTGCCCTTTAGCAACCTTATGGCATTGCGGAAAACCTTCTTGCCCTATCAGGGGTGGCTGCCCGAGCAAGTGGATCGCCGCCTGTATGGCGCCTTGCTGCATTCGAAGAACGGAGCCGATGGTTTCGATTACCTAACCGCCGTGGAAGTCGAGAGCTTTGAACATCTCAACTCGGACTGGCAACAGTTGACAATTCCCGCGCAACACTATGCCGTGTTCGCACACGAGAAACATTTGTCCGCTCTGAGGACCACAACCCATGCGATTTTCTCCAATAGCCTACCGTCACTGAATCTACTCCCGTTGAGGCATGTTCCAGACGTTCCGCAGTTTCTAGAACGTTACGAAGAGTCTTTCGATCTTAATTCCGGCTGGGGCGACCTACAGATTTGGGTGCCTATACAACAGAAAGTCGATTCTGTACCGATAGTTGCTTCAATACCCTTTCGCGATGGCACCCAAGACAGATAG
- a CDS encoding TetR/AcrR family transcriptional regulator C-terminal domain-containing protein gives MTEALELSPGRRERKEKLTPTQIAEVALTIVDQKGLDGLTMRALADAMGVQCPVLYRLISDKQQLLSEMAEVMVGRVSLDDLGHGEPYQDLAESVRRIRLVLLEQRDGARIIGGSFCAKHNTLRAAEAMLGLMARVGLTGSRAMQTMKTIFSFVLGETLEQQGLPHDAKKAERELLNSAREALDDPYFTFLTFELLEDHLFQFEQCFESGLALLLAWIREETT, from the coding sequence ATGACCGAAGCGCTAGAGCTGTCTCCCGGGAGGCGGGAACGAAAAGAGAAACTGACGCCAACTCAGATCGCGGAGGTGGCTCTGACGATTGTCGATCAGAAAGGCCTGGATGGCTTGACCATGCGAGCTCTGGCAGACGCCATGGGGGTGCAGTGCCCAGTGCTGTACCGCCTGATATCAGACAAGCAGCAATTACTGAGCGAAATGGCCGAGGTGATGGTGGGTCGGGTGTCACTTGATGACCTCGGTCACGGCGAGCCCTACCAGGACCTTGCAGAGAGCGTTCGTCGGATAAGGCTTGTGCTGCTGGAGCAGCGTGACGGGGCCCGAATTATCGGTGGCAGCTTCTGTGCCAAGCACAACACCCTGCGCGCGGCGGAGGCCATGTTGGGATTGATGGCCCGAGTGGGCCTAACCGGCAGCCGCGCAATGCAGACAATGAAAACCATATTTAGCTTCGTACTGGGTGAAACACTTGAGCAGCAGGGCTTGCCACATGATGCCAAAAAAGCTGAGCGAGAGCTGTTAAATTCCGCGCGAGAAGCACTGGATGATCCCTATTTCACTTTCTTAACCTTCGAGCTACTTGAAGATCACTTGTTTCAATTTGAGCAGTGTTTCGAGTCCGGGCTGGCGCTATTGCTCGCATGGATTCGTGAAGAGACGACTTAG
- a CDS encoding heavy metal sensor histidine kinase: MKITNRQPLSLAARVMVFVGLAIGLSLFLIGNLVLSAIERHFAEQDAGELAVMTEAVVEALQSGGNGSARQTDALANAISGHHGVFFQVRDEQGDAIYSMPGADLSQASDTLFPASEINAGNVQTWQEGDKTFRGVISESEVGGRSYSITTAIDMGFHLEFLQSFHRTLWLIMSLTGAITLLAAWYGIHQAHAPLRGLSDRIGDIQADRLHVRLDPALVPSELQGLVASFNHMIGRLEDSFTRLSHFSADIAHELRTPLTNLITQTQVGLGKARDREEYRELLYSNLEEQERLAKMVNDMLWLAKSDHGLLKPEQTPLNLAEEVNALFDFFEALADERQIHLILEGRAPTIHGDRAMLRRAISNLLSNAIRLSPSSETVRVKLAKTGDQEVSLSVQNPGSEIPAEHLPHIFDRFYRVDPSRARQSEGAGLGLAIVKSIVEAHGGRAEATSARNMTTFTLTFLED; this comes from the coding sequence ATGAAGATCACTAATCGGCAACCACTGTCGCTGGCCGCTCGGGTCATGGTGTTTGTGGGGCTGGCCATTGGGCTCAGCCTCTTCCTGATCGGGAACCTCGTTCTCAGTGCCATCGAACGTCACTTCGCCGAACAGGATGCCGGTGAACTGGCCGTAATGACCGAAGCCGTTGTCGAAGCCTTGCAGAGCGGTGGCAACGGTTCCGCACGACAGACTGATGCCTTGGCTAACGCCATATCCGGACATCACGGAGTCTTTTTCCAAGTTCGGGATGAGCAAGGCGATGCTATCTACAGCATGCCGGGTGCCGACCTGTCGCAAGCATCCGATACCCTCTTCCCAGCGTCCGAAATCAATGCAGGCAACGTGCAAACCTGGCAGGAAGGCGATAAGACCTTCCGGGGTGTGATCTCTGAGAGTGAGGTCGGAGGCCGGAGTTACTCGATCACTACGGCCATTGATATGGGCTTCCACCTGGAGTTTCTCCAGAGCTTTCACCGCACTTTGTGGCTGATCATGAGCCTCACCGGCGCCATTACCCTTCTGGCCGCCTGGTATGGCATTCATCAGGCCCACGCGCCGCTGCGCGGATTGTCTGACAGAATCGGTGATATCCAGGCCGATCGGCTCCACGTGCGCCTCGATCCAGCCTTGGTGCCATCGGAGCTACAGGGCCTGGTGGCCTCGTTCAATCACATGATTGGTCGGCTGGAAGACAGCTTTACTCGCCTGTCGCACTTCTCCGCCGACATCGCACACGAGTTGCGTACGCCGCTCACCAACCTCATTACCCAGACCCAAGTCGGCCTGGGAAAGGCCAGAGATAGGGAAGAATACCGTGAACTGCTGTATTCCAATCTGGAGGAGCAGGAGCGCCTGGCCAAGATGGTCAATGACATGCTGTGGCTGGCCAAAAGCGATCATGGTCTACTCAAACCTGAGCAGACACCACTGAATCTGGCAGAAGAGGTGAATGCGCTCTTCGATTTTTTTGAAGCACTGGCTGACGAGAGGCAAATCCACCTGATATTGGAAGGTCGGGCACCGACCATTCATGGTGACCGGGCCATGCTGCGGCGAGCGATCTCCAACCTGCTATCCAACGCCATCCGCCTCTCGCCCTCGAGTGAGACGGTACGGGTGAAGCTGGCCAAGACCGGAGACCAGGAAGTGTCGCTAAGCGTGCAAAATCCGGGGTCGGAGATCCCTGCCGAACATTTGCCCCATATTTTTGACCGTTTTTATCGCGTCGACCCGTCGAGAGCTCGTCAAAGCGAGGGCGCAGGACTTGGGCTCGCTATTGTCAAATCCATCGTCGAGGCTCATGGCGGTCGCGCTGAAGCAACATCGGCGCGAAACATGACCACTTTCACGCTCACCTTTCTCGAAGACTGA
- a CDS encoding heavy metal response regulator transcription factor — protein MRLLVVEDEVKTGDYLRQGLTEAGFMVELARNGLDGHHLAMTESFELIVLDVMLPDVDGWRIVQSLREAGRQTPVLFLTARDAVDDRVKGLELGADDYLVKPFAFTELLARIRTLLRRRSAPTLSEQLEIADLSLDLPKHRVTRAGKKINLSHKEFCLLELMVRRRGEVLPRSLIASQVWDMNFDSDTNVIDVAIRRLRAKIDDDFEPKLIHTVRGMGYKLDVETDDEDH, from the coding sequence ATGCGACTGCTGGTGGTAGAAGACGAAGTAAAAACAGGTGACTATCTGCGCCAAGGCTTGACCGAGGCCGGCTTTATGGTCGAGCTGGCACGCAATGGTCTCGACGGCCACCACCTGGCGATGACGGAGTCTTTTGAGCTGATAGTCCTGGACGTCATGCTGCCAGATGTGGACGGGTGGCGCATCGTGCAGTCATTGCGCGAAGCCGGCCGCCAGACTCCGGTGCTGTTTCTAACGGCACGTGACGCTGTGGACGACCGCGTAAAGGGCCTGGAGCTGGGCGCCGACGATTACCTGGTGAAACCTTTTGCCTTTACCGAACTTCTGGCCCGAATACGCACATTACTGCGCCGGCGATCCGCGCCTACCCTGTCGGAACAACTGGAGATTGCCGACCTGTCTCTTGACCTGCCAAAACACCGCGTTACCCGCGCCGGGAAGAAAATCAACCTCAGCCACAAGGAGTTTTGCCTTCTGGAGCTTATGGTCCGTCGGCGTGGCGAGGTGTTGCCTCGTTCGCTAATTGCTTCCCAGGTATGGGATATGAACTTCGATTCCGACACCAATGTGATTGATGTGGCCATTCGTCGATTGAGGGCCAAAATTGACGATGATTTCGAGCCCAAACTGATTCACACCGTGCGTGGCATGGGCTACAAACTTGACGTGGAAACCGACGATGAAGATCACTAA
- a CDS encoding c-type cytochrome gives MAAPGFLSCTKCLVLALVFAIAAGGAFIYSGLYPVGADDRHTPLTYWALETLRERSVDRASSGIEVPADLDTSERLLAGGADYNDMCAGCHLKPGKDESDFTLGLNPAPPDLTQPHQGEEDLESRAQHRFWVIKHGIKASGMPGWGPNHDDERIWSMVAFLRRLPELSHEQYQVLTARGSAEAPHH, from the coding sequence ATGGCGGCCCCTGGGTTTTTGTCTTGCACCAAGTGCCTGGTCCTTGCACTCGTTTTCGCCATAGCGGCGGGCGGGGCGTTCATCTACTCGGGCTTGTATCCCGTCGGTGCGGATGATCGGCACACCCCTCTGACCTACTGGGCGCTGGAAACACTGCGCGAACGCTCGGTTGACCGGGCGTCGAGCGGGATTGAAGTGCCCGCGGATCTGGACACGTCCGAGCGCCTGCTGGCCGGGGGCGCTGATTACAATGACATGTGTGCCGGCTGCCATCTCAAACCGGGCAAGGATGAGAGTGATTTCACCTTGGGCCTCAATCCCGCGCCACCGGATCTGACGCAACCGCATCAAGGGGAAGAGGATCTTGAGTCGCGGGCCCAACATAGGTTTTGGGTCATAAAACACGGCATCAAAGCCTCCGGCATGCCGGGCTGGGGTCCGAACCATGATGACGAGCGAATCTGGAGCATGGTGGCTTTCTTGAGACGCCTTCCCGAGCTGTCCCACGAGCAGTATCAAGTCTTGACTGCTCGGGGTTCCGCTGAAGCTCCTCATCATTAG
- a CDS encoding copper resistance system multicopper oxidase: protein MGKPIEASRRRFIKSAIGVASALAMARMAPTWASPLGRSYGDVVNAGSAIDLHIRREEMNIGGKVGRPITINGSMPGPLIRLKEGQRARLNVTNSLADDTSIHWHGIILPENMDGVPGVSFPGIKPGETFQYEYDVQQNGTYWYHSHSGLQEQLGHLGPLVIDPADGDIGADREHVIILSDWTFEDPHEVFRNLTVAEGYYNYQQRTLGDTFADIRRQGLAKTWEQRSMWNTMRMSSRDLLDVTGSTYTYLMNGRDNATNWTALYKPGEKVRLRIINGSAMSFFDFRIPGLEMVVVSADGQPIKPVTVDEFRIGVAETYDVIVTPKSDRPYTLFAESMDRSGYVRGTLATEVGQQAQVPDLRPVPERGMAAMGMSHDMDGMDMSSSKGDESGMGGQHEMHGDHGGGMAASQQRPSAPDLGIEHAPGGHGPAAAMIARNPVSRLNEPGVGLEDVDHRVLVYGDLIGAHPWPDEREPERDIELHLTGNMEKYMWSFDGVKFTEVDGPVEFNHGERLRLIMVNDTMMEHPIHLHGMWMELENGQYPRPRKHTISLKPSEVVSLQISADAPGSWAFHCHLLYHMKAGMFRVVNVS from the coding sequence ATGGGAAAACCGATAGAGGCGAGCCGTCGACGCTTTATCAAATCGGCGATCGGGGTGGCATCGGCCCTCGCTATGGCCAGGATGGCGCCGACCTGGGCGTCTCCCCTGGGACGAAGCTATGGCGATGTGGTCAACGCTGGCTCTGCGATCGATTTACATATTCGCCGGGAGGAGATGAACATCGGTGGAAAGGTCGGCAGACCAATCACCATCAACGGAAGCATGCCCGGGCCGCTGATCAGGCTCAAAGAAGGACAGAGAGCTCGCCTGAACGTCACCAACTCGCTTGCTGATGACACCTCAATTCATTGGCACGGCATCATTCTGCCCGAGAACATGGATGGTGTGCCCGGCGTGAGCTTTCCCGGTATCAAACCAGGAGAAACCTTTCAGTACGAATACGACGTTCAACAAAATGGAACCTATTGGTATCACAGCCACTCGGGACTGCAGGAGCAGTTGGGGCACCTGGGGCCACTGGTGATTGATCCGGCCGACGGCGATATAGGCGCGGACCGGGAGCATGTGATCATCCTGAGCGACTGGACTTTTGAAGACCCTCACGAGGTATTCCGCAACCTGACCGTCGCGGAGGGCTACTACAATTACCAGCAGCGAACCTTGGGGGACACTTTTGCCGATATCCGCCGTCAAGGGCTGGCGAAAACCTGGGAACAGCGGTCCATGTGGAACACAATGCGCATGAGCTCCCGGGATTTGCTGGATGTGACCGGATCCACCTATACCTATCTGATGAATGGCCGTGATAATGCAACAAACTGGACAGCGCTGTACAAGCCCGGCGAAAAGGTCCGGTTGAGAATCATCAATGGATCGGCCATGTCGTTTTTTGATTTTCGCATTCCGGGCCTTGAGATGGTGGTGGTCTCCGCCGACGGTCAACCGATCAAGCCAGTCACAGTCGATGAATTCCGTATCGGCGTGGCGGAAACCTACGATGTCATCGTGACGCCGAAAAGCGACCGGCCCTATACGCTGTTCGCGGAGAGTATGGACCGCAGCGGTTATGTCCGGGGCACGCTCGCAACGGAGGTGGGGCAGCAAGCACAGGTGCCCGATTTGCGGCCGGTGCCCGAGCGGGGTATGGCGGCCATGGGAATGAGCCACGATATGGATGGCATGGATATGTCGTCTTCCAAGGGCGATGAATCCGGTATGGGGGGCCAGCATGAGATGCACGGTGACCATGGCGGGGGTATGGCGGCATCTCAACAACGGCCTTCGGCCCCGGATCTTGGCATCGAGCACGCGCCGGGCGGCCATGGTCCCGCCGCAGCGATGATTGCTCGCAACCCGGTCAGCCGGCTGAATGAGCCTGGCGTTGGTCTTGAGGATGTGGATCATCGCGTTCTGGTCTATGGCGATCTGATCGGCGCTCATCCCTGGCCAGACGAGAGGGAGCCGGAACGGGACATTGAGCTTCACCTTACCGGCAACATGGAAAAATACATGTGGTCCTTTGATGGTGTGAAGTTTACCGAGGTCGATGGCCCTGTGGAGTTCAACCATGGAGAGCGCCTGCGTCTGATTATGGTAAATGACACCATGATGGAACACCCGATCCATTTGCATGGCATGTGGATGGAGCTTGAAAACGGCCAGTATCCCCGTCCGCGCAAGCACACCATCAGCCTCAAGCCCAGTGAGGTGGTCTCGTTGCAAATCAGCGCCGATGCGCCCGGCAGCTGGGCCTTTCACTGCCATCTGCTGTACCACATGAAGGCAGGCATGTTCCGCGTCGTCAACGTCAGCTAA
- a CDS encoding copper resistance protein B — protein sequence MRKLKVIMTLVLAGVCGPVWAGHAEDDWPEPVKSYRTGQILFDRLEVSRTDNDEDVLVWDMLAWYGSDRNRIYFKSEGENQKDDGEPTELESAEVLASRLIAPFWELQGGIGTRGSLASGAERENYLVFSLFGVAPYRFEMDNSITVNEDGDIAATIEAEYDLRLTQVSYLQPRLEVAAALTDAEAYDRPTGLNDIRVGLRYRYELSREFAPYIGAYWSRPLGDKADQIRAGGGDDSETGLVIGARFWF from the coding sequence ATGAGAAAATTGAAAGTCATTATGACTCTGGTGCTGGCAGGAGTGTGCGGTCCGGTGTGGGCGGGCCACGCCGAAGACGACTGGCCCGAGCCTGTCAAATCCTATCGGACCGGCCAGATTCTGTTTGATCGGCTGGAGGTCAGCCGCACCGACAACGACGAAGACGTGCTCGTCTGGGATATGCTGGCCTGGTACGGTAGCGACAGAAATCGAATCTATTTCAAGAGCGAAGGCGAAAACCAGAAGGATGATGGCGAGCCCACTGAGCTGGAGAGCGCGGAGGTGCTGGCCAGTCGTCTGATTGCCCCGTTCTGGGAGCTACAGGGGGGTATTGGTACCCGGGGGTCGTTGGCGTCGGGGGCGGAGCGCGAGAACTACCTGGTGTTCAGCCTGTTCGGTGTGGCCCCCTATCGGTTTGAGATGGATAACTCCATTACGGTGAATGAGGATGGCGACATCGCCGCGACCATTGAGGCCGAATACGACCTGCGCCTGACCCAGGTGTCCTACCTGCAGCCGCGTTTGGAAGTTGCCGCCGCATTGACCGATGCTGAAGCGTACGATCGCCCCACCGGATTGAATGATATTCGTGTGGGATTACGCTATCGGTACGAACTGTCCAGAGAATTTGCTCCCTACATTGGTGCCTATTGGAGCCGCCCTCTGGGGGACAAGGCTGACCAGATACGTGCCGGAGGCGGAGACGACTCCGAAACCGGCCTCGTCATTGGCGCTCGCTTTTGGTTCTGA
- a CDS encoding APC family permease translates to MAKDDDRTTRYQEGSLTLSGTVMLGTGVMIGAGIFALTGQMAQMTGVLFPLAFLAAAVIVSFSAYSYIKISNAYPSAGGIGMYLHKAYGNRLPTAFNALLMYFSMVIAQSFLARTFGSYTMQLFGGDESGMMVPILGVSLILAAFLINLSSNRLIQGVASFIGVLKIGGIVIFGLMGIWVADRLSVDFSSPGEVGTVGNFLGATALGILAFKGFTTITNSGSEVKNPKRNVGRAIVISIAACVVIYTLVGFAVASNLSLAEIIETRDYSLAAAARPALGNYGVWFTVAIAMMATAGGILASIFAVSRMLAMLTEMKLVPHNHFGMPGSIQKHTLVYTVVLGLFLTAFFDLSRIAALGIVFYLIMDIAIHWGVLRYLREDIKAKAWVPVTAIALDLLALGGFVWVKLNTDPFVIGVAVVAMVLIAVGEQVFLKKTSGVEPPTGEHTHSHHH, encoded by the coding sequence ATGGCTAAGGACGATGACAGAACAACGCGTTATCAGGAAGGAAGTTTGACATTATCGGGTACGGTCATGCTGGGTACCGGTGTCATGATTGGCGCCGGTATCTTTGCGCTTACCGGGCAGATGGCGCAGATGACCGGCGTCCTTTTCCCGTTGGCGTTCCTGGCCGCCGCCGTCATCGTCAGCTTCAGCGCCTATTCGTACATCAAGATTTCCAATGCCTACCCGTCCGCCGGTGGCATTGGCATGTATTTGCACAAGGCCTATGGCAATCGCTTGCCAACAGCGTTCAATGCTCTGCTGATGTATTTTTCCATGGTGATCGCTCAGAGCTTTCTTGCCCGCACTTTTGGTTCCTACACCATGCAGCTCTTCGGTGGAGATGAGAGCGGTATGATGGTGCCTATTTTGGGCGTATCACTTATTCTTGCAGCCTTTCTGATTAACCTTTCCAGTAATAGGCTGATCCAGGGCGTAGCTTCTTTTATCGGTGTTTTGAAAATTGGTGGCATCGTCATTTTCGGGCTGATGGGAATCTGGGTTGCGGACAGGCTTTCCGTGGACTTCTCAAGCCCCGGAGAGGTGGGAACCGTAGGCAACTTCCTGGGGGCTACGGCTCTGGGGATATTGGCGTTTAAAGGCTTTACGACCATTACCAATAGCGGCTCTGAGGTGAAAAATCCTAAGCGTAATGTCGGTCGTGCCATTGTGATTTCTATCGCTGCTTGCGTCGTGATCTACACACTCGTTGGTTTCGCTGTTGCGAGCAACCTTTCATTGGCCGAAATCATCGAGACGCGGGATTATTCCCTGGCCGCTGCCGCGCGCCCAGCACTGGGAAACTATGGGGTCTGGTTCACGGTGGCCATAGCAATGATGGCTACTGCGGGCGGCATTCTAGCCAGCATTTTTGCGGTCTCACGAATGCTGGCCATGCTGACTGAAATGAAGCTGGTCCCACACAATCATTTTGGTATGCCTGGGAGTATCCAGAAGCACACTCTGGTCTATACTGTCGTTTTGGGCTTGTTTCTGACCGCATTTTTTGATCTGTCTCGGATTGCCGCTCTGGGAATTGTGTTCTACTTGATAATGGATATCGCCATTCACTGGGGCGTGCTTCGCTACTTGCGTGAGGACATCAAGGCCAAAGCGTGGGTACCCGTTACAGCCATTGCTCTCGATTTACTGGCGCTCGGAGGTTTTGTCTGGGTCAAACTGAATACGGATCCGTTCGTGATCGGCGTGGCCGTAGTGGCGATGGTCCTAATTGCGGTTGGCGAGCAGGTATTTCTTAAAAAAACGTCGGGGGTAGAGCCGCCGACTGGAGAGCACACTCATTCTCATCACCACTGA
- a CDS encoding P-II family nitrogen regulator — translation MNTKFCKVTAIFSSLELEKVEGALKAIGVSGLTVSKVRGFGEYRNYYAEDTMADWVRAEIFEEEGRAEK, via the coding sequence ATGAATACGAAATTTTGCAAAGTAACGGCAATATTTTCCTCGTTAGAACTTGAAAAAGTCGAGGGCGCGCTGAAAGCAATTGGCGTGTCCGGCTTGACGGTTTCCAAGGTACGCGGTTTCGGCGAGTACCGGAACTACTATGCAGAGGACACTATGGCTGACTGGGTTCGCGCCGAGATATTCGAGGAAGAGGGTCGGGCGGAAAAATAG